A region of the Cryptococcus neoformans var. neoformans B-3501A chromosome 6, whole genome shotgun sequence genome:
CTCTGGGTAGACTTGCTTTTCAAGGGCGAAGTAACTGGGAATGAGCTTTTCAGCGAGGTAATCTATTGGACGTCAGTGATTATTTGTAGCCATGAGACTGTTGGCTCACAGTAAGGATCGTCTGCATATGCGAATCAGCATAAGATCGAATTTCTTTTACTGAAAACCACTCACCCTCAAAGATTAAAACGCCGTACTTCTTGCACACCTTCAAAACCTCCAactttctctccttggGCGCGGAGCATCCAGAAGGGTTGGATCCAATAGGAGAGGTGTAAAGCACCCTAGGCCTCTTTTTGTCTGCAGGCCATTCGCTCAAGACCTTTTCCAGGTTCTCAGCCGATAGGCCTTGGTCATCGACATCAACCTCGACTGACTCCGCTTTCAGAACTCTCATGACAGGGAGAACGCCTGGGTACATAGGGGTCTCAAGCAATACGGGATCTCCAGGGTTGAGTACGGCCTGGAATCCCTTGAACATCAAGTCCTGACTACCGCTTCCGATAGAAATATCGTAATCACCTCTTGGTCGCTCGTGCACATGGGCTTGCAAGTCAGCAAGCCATTCACGAAGCTTGGGAATACCGGAAGAAGGCGCATATTGGAGGGCAATAGCAAGGTCAGGGTCCTCAATGGTGATGGAAACGGGCATGTTGTTGGAGGACTCTGGAAGGCCAAGAGGGggcttgaggttgagggtgaTGGAGTTGAATGGGAAGGTGTCAGGGTTAGGTCGGCCGGCACTAAGGCGTGTTAGTAATAGAATTcgtgggagaaggatgggcatACAGCTATTCTAGGTAAGCGCGTGCTTCAAAAGATCAAGATTTAACTTACGAAGGAGACAATGCCAGGCCCCTCGCAAGCCATCAAACCACGAACTATGAAAAACATCAGCTCTATCTATCCCCCCGTGCGAGTACCCCGATTTATCACACTCACTTCCATCAATCTCAGTAACCTTGGCCCTGTCGCTGAGGTAGTTTCGAGGGTTGTACTTGCCGGATGTGCCGTTGGCCTTGGTTCCCGGGGCCTGAACCTGGGTGACTGTTTCTGTGGAGATGGTAGCAGCGGTCATATTGCCTGTTAATGGATGGATGTATACGACGGGAAGGTGAGGAATGGCGTAaaggtatatatatagGGTGTGATATGGGCGCTGTGAAGATTGACGGCCGGATCTTGAGTCGACGCAATTAAACGACCGAGATGGATAAGATGGCCCGGAGTCGTCGAGCGGGGATCTACTCAGCTACTAACCGGTTGGCGCGCGATAACAACTTTTTCATTCGGTCATGTCCGATTCACCGCATGCTGCGCTCCAGACCGGCCGACCAGTCGTActacagaagaagagctgcCAGCTCTCTTGTACCCATATTTAATAGCGATGCCATAAATGGAAACGAATAATAAATGTCGATGCATTCCTAGCTAATGTTACACCAGTCAAATCCGTCCAAGGAAAATGCTCTGCCTAAGACAACGAAGTACAACAGAGTAGGAGTAAAAAGTAGCCGCGCGCATCCGTGTCGGCGTTTCGGGAGTATTCAATCAAGTCATGGGTTACTCTGTTTTATCTGCCCACTTTTTCCCAGCCACATGTTTTGTTGCTGAATACTCCAAGTCTGGAAAGCATTTTACTACGGGTTTGCCAGTTCGTGCCTTTTGCGGTTCGGCTTTTTGCGTGAAATTGAGACATCATGCCCGGTTGCGTATACGGAACtgatcctcttccctcatGGTCCATCTTATCATACCGCATTAGGCCCAGTACCGCCGCCCATCGCCTTCCCTTGCCAAAACCCCTTCTTCACACcctgtctcttctttcgcttcATCAACCAGTATATCAAGAGCCCTATTATGATAACGCCCGCCACAGCACCTTTTACTCATCAGCATCTCCCACAAACCTTCTGCAGAAAAGGCTCACCTCCGATGATTGCCCCTTCATTCGCTGCTCTCCCAGATTGACATCCTGCGGAATCGAGACCTTGATTTATACATGTGCTGACAGTGTCCGCCACTCCATTACTACTGTTGTTTCCTGATGTTGTTGAAGTCGCCGCTGCAGCTACCGATGTCTCTGCAGCTTTGGAAGTTTGAGCGGCGGCTGCAGAAGTCTCTTTACCActgtcatcatcttcagatGCTCTGGGCGTAGCTGCTGCCTTTGTGGATGCCTTAATGGTTTCCGCAGCCGCAGAAGCAGCCACAGAAGTTTGTTGAGAGACGGGAGAGATAGTGTCGTTGTCACTGTCTAGAAAACTCATGGTTACCCATAAGAAAAATGGTCCTTGCCAAGTCGTTATAGCTTTTGTCCTACAAAAGGTCGACTCTGTTTGTCCTGTGTTTGTCGTTTGCCATCAGTGTCGAAGTCTTTGAAAGATTGTCAATCAAACTTGATATTAATGTGGAACATCGATGATCCACCTGGTTCAATTTTAGTTGAGCCTATCTCAAAGTTCAACATGcccctcctttccttttaGTCTGACGCCTCTTACTTGTTTGGACTTAGTATGGCAGGCGAACTTGAAAGGACCATCGTACACTCCCTTATGGTCTCTTGTTATTATTGCAATTATGCATATCTGTAGACTATTAAACAGGCTCTACCTGTCATTTGTTAGCAAAAACGTTGGGAATGCAGTGTAAATGACATACCGTGGTACAGCAGTAGTGTTCATTCCAACCCCATTCTCCATCGCACATATTCCTCCTTCAGCATTCCTCCCCATCGCCCATCGACTACGCCTACTTCTCCTACAGCGTGCAACTCACAGCCCTTCTTTGGGTCAAATGCCAATCGCCACACGACGGCTGGCGGTAACTCTCCAGCTTCCTTTACAGCTTGTCTATTGCCGCGTATATGGGGATAGGTGACGAGCGGATCGGTCGGTAAGACATTCTTTGTCAAGAAAGAGCAGACCGAATGTAGTGATTGGAGGCAGCGGTTAGGTGACCATGATGGTTTGTTGAGCACCTCAACTCTGGAAAAAACATAAGTCTGGTGAATCTCACGGTAAGAAGAGAGATATACAGATACGGAATCTTTGCAGTATCGAACGTTGTTTGGGAGCGAAGGATCCCATCGTCATCTCTGAAGCCTACGACGACTTCCTAAGGCTCTATCAGTGACATGGCCTGAGTTTACGCATGGAATGGCATACAGGTATCCCCAGTAACCAGCTCTGTGCCCAATGTTTCAACAGCTTTTTATGAAACATGGCTTCGTGTCCAGGATGTTGTATGACTTTATTAGTCTTGAGTTCCATGCAGCCTGATAAGCCAGGGTTTGGAGATCCAGGCTCAGCTGTCATTTGGTCAATTGACGAGCAACTATCGACCACAATAATAATGATATTTGCCCTCACCTTTAACGCAGTCGACTTCCCCTGCAATGCAGAGCGGGATTTCTCCTATCGCGGAGCGTACCACACTGAGCAGATGTATTAGTGCTGCATACATACACATGGTCCTTCGTCGTACTTAGCCCACTACGATGGTTTAGCATCTTTCGAGGAGACTTCGGCTTGTTCCACTCACTTGTACGTTGGTATTGACATCACCTCCCCACCCTTCCGGTCCATTTCCTGGACGTCCCTCCTGCGGTATAGTGGAGAATGACTCGTATGCGTATCCCATATAGCCTTGCTTCTCCCAAGCTGACTGCTCTcgtttccttcatccaGCCGATTAGCTGCTATTCATAGTATATGTGTATAGCTAACCTACCGTTTGGCTTTTTCCTCTGGCGGATCCCACAATTCAAGATAGACAGAACCGTCGAGGGCTATAGCTGTCATCTCCCATGGGTCTCTTGTCTCATATGGCATGGTAATGAGCCTGGACATTGTCAACATGGATAACACTTGGAGTGTATTCATTAACCTACCTAGTCAACATTCCTCTCCACGTGATGatccctccttttctttcacccttcctcccccttGTAATAAGCCATTCCAGACTCTCTACCAGCCCATCCAAatgttcttcctcgtcttctctctctaTCCGTCTTTCAAATCCTTCCGTGAGATTGCATCCGATCGGGGCTAGAGAGTAGTAGGCCATGGAAGCGTCATCGTGGGATATGGCCCTAGTGGGCAGATGGGAGTAGGTGTGGATCagatgaggaaggcggTAGGAAGGCACAGGGTCCGCTGGATTGGGCCTTAGTAAGGGGATTGAGTGGGGCATGGAAATCCAACTAATGCCCGACTTTGTACATGGATgacttttttcttttcaacACTTGTTTTGAACACGACGTCTTGACTTTCCGCCGGAAGCTGGAGTTGCCGGAGAAGTCGCGCACAGTCCCTCCCAAAGACGATCTTCGGGTCGTTCATCTTATCTTATCGCCTCTAAACTTTCAAATTCCAGCAACCATGCCCCGTTTTCCATTGTGGCTCCTTCCCTTAACCATCCCGATATTATACCTCCTCAAGTCACGCCCACTCCCCTCTCGGGAAACAGTCATCCCTCCAGACGAAGAACGCGTTCTGCTCCTCGGTGCATCTTCTGGTGTCGGCAAGGATCTTGCTTTGGCATATACAAGGCGTGGTGCAAAGGTTTGCTTGGTAGCAAGGAGGGCGAAAGTTCTCGAAGAGGTTAAGAAACAatgtgaagaggaggcCGCAAAGgctgggaagaaggcggaggTGTTGGTCTTTAGTGGAGATATGACCAAGGTCGCCGATTTGGTCAGTGCTCGAGAAATGATTGTAAAAGGCAAGTATGTCTTTGGTTCCAGTGATCCCCTGAAAGACTGACGCAATTGTAAGCCTGGTCTGGAGTCGACACTGTGCACATCCTTGCTGGTCTTCCATCAACTTCACTTCTTATGGATCTTGCCGGAGTTTCCCTTGACCGCTCTAGTCCATCTACAGCCTCCCCGTCCGGCGCACCCCTCGCATTCAGCTCTAAAGATGAATCAACAAGCTCAGGCCCAACCCTTGAGGGGCTGGAAAGagtcgagaaggaggccAGGGCCGTCGCCGAAGTCAACTATTTAGGAACTGTGCTCGCTTTAAGCTGCTTCGTATGAAACCCTTTCTGGTGGTGTAGATGTAGTACTGATCAGATACATAGCTTCCTTTACTTGCGTCTAGCTCTCGCTCTCCTGCTTTGCACCATCTCTCTTCAGTAGCTGCGACTGTTCCCGCACCTCACCGAGTGATTTACGCCGCTACGAAGTCCGCGGGTCTCATGGCAGTAGAGAGCTGTAGAGTGGAATGTGAGGGTTGTGGTGTTAGGTTTTTCTGTAAGTCGTACATTCAGTCCATGGGATTAAGCTTATGTCGTCCAGCTCTCTGCCCGGGAACGATCGATAATGAGTTCAGGCTCAAGACTGCTGTATCGCAGACAGGCGGTAGGGACGAAACAAAACTCCCTATCAAACACGCTTGGGAGGGCCTGCTCTTGCAGCAGGAAGCCGGTGAGTTTATAAGCCACTCTATCGCTCATAGTTGACTGTATTCTGACAATATGCAGTAACGAAAACCATCCTTCACCACTTGTCATTATCTCCGAAACCGCAGCCTCTCATTCCTTACCCGCCATTCAACTTCTTCCGCGCTTTGGATGCTCCTCCGAAGCACCTTGTGCACATGCCATTGATGTATAGGTTTGCGATGTTCGTGAGGGACACGCCTTTGGGATGGGGCTACATTGAGCCTGCGGCCAGAAGAAAGTACGGCTTGATTGGGAGGGCATAGGTCTCGCTACCGGGGTTTTTGTAGTCACAAAGGGTGATTCATGTATATAATTTTGGTCGTTGCGGAGCTGTGGTCTGTCCCCAGCTGGCCTTCTCTCTTGCTCTTTCCCCATGCCATTCCTTCCGTCCTTGCTTTATTCTTCTGTTGTGTCCCGAGGGCCTTGCTGTTTACGTAAGAATCTCACGTGGCTGATGTCACCGTTTATGCGTCTGGGAGCACCTGTCGGTGTCTTGGGAGACACGTTGGGTGTTCAACAGAcgcatcttctttcttggtcacttccagcagcagaaaGTGCCCGGCACGCACCCAGCCATCTTATAGTTGCTCCATCGAAAAGCCCTGACAAAAACATCCCTGACATCTGCAGTCATCTTCGACCTGCCCCTGATGTCTCCATATCGGCTGATCGAGTATGATGTCGGCCGTAAGCTACTGCTTCATTGTTTGTACCAACAACTCATTAATCCTTTACAGAACCATTATACGGTGTCGGCTTCTCGAACTCGgtttctcatcctcaccgtGTAGCTCTTACATCTCTCGTAACTGGTCCAACCAACAAGCTCTATATTGCCGACTTGTCCCACCCACCAGACACCcagccatcatctccataCTATCCACAAGCCAACAACGGTTCATCGGGCCCGTCACATCCGCCACCGGCTTACAGGCAACTAACAAGTACTAATATTAACTTACCGGCTACAAAAGTCGGGTGGGAGCCCGAAGGATCGGTCAGAGTAGATCAAGGTGGACGTGGGGAACTGGTAGCAACTACCGGTGAATCTCTACATTTATGGGAAGTAGCCAAGGGATGGACAGAAGGAAGCGGGCATGTGGGTCACAATGGCTGGGGAAATGAGCGATACACCTTGAAGAGCCGTAGTATATTAAGCAACGTAGGTCGCACAGCCTCTCACATCACCAGTCATTCGGGTCTTAGCTAACGCCATGCTGAGAAGACTAAGGGTGCTCATGGTAGCCTGCCTCCTGTCACATCTTTCAGCTGGAATAACAAGTCTCCAAATAAAATCGTCACCTGCTCGATAGACACCACTGCGACACTATGGGACATCAACACTGCTCAGGCAATGACGCAACTTATTGCGCATGATCGCGCAGTCTATGACCTGTATGTGCTTTTCCGATATCCGGACAAGCAATGTGCTTACACGAACAAGCTGTTGGCTCCCAGATTCCTCAGACATCTTTGTCTCTGTGGGCGCTGACGGTTCCCTTCGCGCTTTTGATCTCCGCCAACTTGAGCATTCAACCATCTTATATGAATCATCCCGTGATGCACCATTAGCGAGGATAGCGTTCAGTAAGAAAGAACAGTAAGTTCCATTTCCGATCTGGAAAATTTTAAAAGCTTACTTAAATCTACAGACACATGCTTGCGTGTTTTGGTCTCGACGACTCCAAAATCCTCATTCTCGACATGCGAAGCCCCGGCAAGCCGGTTGCAGAGCTTATAGGCCACCAAGCTCCATTAGGAGCCATTGCTTGGGGATCAGGAGGTACGCGTGGTCGACGGGAATCGACCGGTGGTGGTTGGCTGGCAAGTTGTGGTAAGTTGTGTAGTTTCGTTGCGCACAAGAGAATAAACTGAAGTACGGAATAGGCGATGACTCTCAACTATTACTATACGACTTGACTGCGCCTCTTCCTACGTCTCGTTCATCTTCGCGATCCAACTTTCGCAACTCTAACGCTACTTCACCCTAtgttttttctccttctgctacaccctcttctcaacGTACGCCGTCACCTGCAGACGCCGTAGAGATGATGCCAGCTAAGGGCTGGACTGCGAGGGGAGAGATCAACAATCTTGCCTTCACCAATGATGGTGACTGGGTTGGTTGCGTTACCGGCACCACGTTGAAAGTGTTGCATGtttgaaagaaggagaaagaagagtaaCGATTACACGAGATAGATAGCATGAGTAAATGAGTGATACCCCCGCATAGTTGTATATTGTTATATTGTTATGCATTCAACCAAAAAGGTTCCTGATGAAATCTGCTGCATGCCCATGTCCAATGGGACAAAAAACAATGGCGTTATAGCCGGGTATATATCCccaaaaagaacaaaacCATGACCTATTCGTAAACACCTGTCATCTACAATGCCGAAAATTAGACAGTAACAAATTGCAATCTGGAGCCGTTGGCGGTACGCATCAACACGTCCATGTTCTCGTACTGTACAACCGGCGTCAGCTTGATAGAACTGAAAAAGCATCGATAGAAACTTACTTCGAGGATAGTCTCCATTAACTGCATCTCCGTGAAACCCTTGGCAATAACCCTGTTCCTCAcatccatcatcgccaattctcccatttcttcgtcatcgtcctcatccGCAGCCCTCTGTGCCATGTCCTTGATAATCCTGAAGATCTTACTTGTGCTTGTCTGATCTTCGCCATTCCTCTGTTGAGAGTGTTCGTACAAGCTCGCCTTGGAGACATCCATCAATCGGAGAGCTTCGTCCACATCGCCTTGCTGGACAATATCGTCATGTCGCAGACGAGCAAGCGCCTGTGACAGACGTAAGACGGCAAGAAGGGTACGGGCAGAAACATAAGAGTGAGACTTctcctctgcttcatcttcttgttgttgtttgcGCATCTGTACGTAGCTGGAAACAATGTATTCTGACAAGGCCTGAGGAACACGAGGTTCAATCTTTCGGCACTCGGCAATGTAGTGTCTCATCAATGTAGGCTCGACGGGCTCAAAGTCGAGTTCAGGGTGGGTGTTGTGCATGTGGACAAAGCATACGTGTTGGGCTAatcgctcatcatcttcccttgTAGGAGAATCAAGGATAAGGAAGAGAACGTCGAAACGAGACAAGAGAGCTGCAGGAAGATTAATGTTCTCAACCGGAGAGATTTTGGGATTGTATCGTCCGTAAAGGGGGTTCGCGGCGGCAAGGATGGAAGTACGCGCGTTaagggtggtggtgatACCAGCCTTGGAAATGGAGATGGTTTGTTGTTCCATGACTTCGTGAATGGCGGTACGGTCAGAttcctccatcttgtcAAATTCATCGATACAGCAGATACCGTTGTCGGCGAGAACAAGAGCACCTCCCTCTGCATCACTGTCAGCCAGATTCCTTTTTCCTAGTGTGAACTTACCCAACACCATCTCGTCAGTAACAGGATCCCTCATAACCGCGGCTGTCAAACCGACGCCACTGGAACCCCTACCGGTAGTGTAAACACCTCTAGGGGCCACCTTTGTGATATATTTGAGTAATTGAGATTTGGCAACACCAGGGTCACCCATCAGACAAACATTAATATCACCTCTGATCTTCATGCCGTCCTTCCTCGAGTTTGTAACACCACCGACAAGCAAAAGCAACAATGCTTTTTTAACGTCTTCGTGACCGTAAATCTCGGGCGCGATAGAGTTGGCAAGTCGCGCGTAGAGGGCAGGATCGGACTTGAGGTCAGCGATAGCCTCCTGGATTTCGGGGGTAGACTCCATGGCATGGTATTGCTTTTTGAGCTGGTGAACATGCATTGCTTCGAGGAAAGTGTCTTGCAAAAGACCTGCTCGGAGAGCTCGCATACCGGTGTAAGGAGTTGGGATGAAGATACCTCCAATGTGCACGACGTCTCCAGGGTTGACAGATCGAGTAAGAGCACCGTACAGATGGATAGTCATCGACCGAGGGATGTGACCCACAGGAACCTGGTCGGCCATTTCTTGGATTTTGACCTCTTGGAAGGGCCTGAATCGACTAGCTCGAGTTTGCATGTGCAATTGACCGTTGGTTTGATTCCTGACACAGACGTCAGAGGGGCAAACAGTGAGAGGGGCGAAATGTTTTTGGGTGATCTCTTGGAAGATTTCGTTACCACACGAGTCACAGGTGTAGGcgttgacgatgaggagggGCTTGACTTCAGAAACACGGGTAACGATACCTCGCACGGTGATGAGCTTGCCGAGATGGGCACCTCGAACTGCTCGAACAGCAAGGACGTCGTCAGATCGAAGCGGGCGGAAGTATACATTGCTGTTCCCGTTAGGACGTTTCCTTATCAGCTTAGAGCAAGTGCTTACTATCTTCTCATCAGCTCTGGTGGGAACATTCCGGCGTCTGCATTCCTTTCTCCCGCCTCAACTTGAGCGTTCATTTCCCTTCGTTGCTGCATAATCAAGTCGAGCACATCATCGGTATAGTCGACCTCGTTGTCCGGCGGAGGCATGATTTTGTCGATCACGTCCGAGAAGAGCTGAATGTAGCGACGCGTGTTGTTTTGGATGTTGTGAAGGAGTGAGAGGTCATTACTGTGCTATTGGGTTACGATACCCGTCAGTATGGATTCGATCTTTTCACAGTAGGTCATCACGTTTACCTACCCTCTTGAGATCCTTTAGATCAATGACAATatcctctcgtcttctgtTGGCAACCTCtctcaacatcctcaaatACTTGAACTTTGTCCTTCCAGCGCCTTGAACGTTCAGCCCGCCCATCCCATCGGCCaaatcatcctcatcttcagaaGCGTCCTCGGCAGCTGAGTCGTCATCCGCGGGGAGTGCGCTTTGATCGCGACGCGGTCGAGGTCCAGCGACATATCTCGCAAGGAAGTCTTCAATCTTGGCTGTGGACGCGTCAGTAAACTGCTTGAGGACCGTACAGAGCCAGCTGAACTCACCAGATTCTTCCTCATAGTTGATCTACACCATTTAAAAACATATCAGCGATGATGCGTTCTATGCACATCAACAGCGACGCGACATACCTGCACGTTGGCTACGGGCATAACACTGGCACCGGCATCATTGGTCGCCATCTTGGTAACCGATTTTCTCGCTTCAAAAGGTGTTTATAGGATGGATACGGTCGCTCTGGCCGGTTTTGACGTCGTAAACCAGCCGCTGTGCTGTGGATGCTTGGGCGTGTGGGATGAaaagtgaagaggagaagaagatatggGCAATAACGAAATGGTACTATCGGAGTGCAACACGCGAAAATCAGGGTAAGGCGCGTTTTCTCGCGTTTGTGGCGGAGAATAATCTCGAGCTGCCCCTTTTAACCTAGAGCTGCTCTATGGTACAGTATATAACAATATATATCCTCTAATTGATCAACTTGTATAGAAATCCACTATGCGCATATGCATTATCTTCATTACGAGCCGCAGATTAACACCGTCTACAACATTCGTTTTATCTAGTCACCAATTTACGACGCCGCCTTCAAGGAAAGCGCAGCAACATCGGGCATATCCTCGCTCCTTTCAATAAGTTTGGTTACCTTGCCAATAGCAACAGTTTTACCTAGGGCGATGTCAGTCAATAATTGAGATAATCCTGACTGAACGGCGAGACTCACCTTCGTCACGCAAAGTGAATCGACCAAGCATCTTATAGTCCTCGAATCGTTCAATACAGATAGGGGCAGAAGTCTCAATGAGGGCAGAGACCAGCATACCAGCCTTAGCGAACTGAGGGGGCTTCTTGGACTTTCTCCTAGTCTTTTTCTCGTAGTAATGGAGGAATGACTGTAATTATTGTCAACAATGTTAAATGTTATTTGTACATTATTGAGATCTACTTACAGTAACGGAAACTTCCTCAGCAAGGGTGTGGACGTGCAAGACACAGCTGTAACCGGGACAGATAATGTTCTTGGTGTCAATGAAACTAATGTCTGCCTTGAAGGCAGTGACAGCCTTGACGGGCTTTTGAACAGAGGTAAGGACGAAACCGGGGGTAATGTCTCGGTCAGAAACACCAGAGATTCGCATTCGGATATTGTCACCACAGAATGCCATGTCCATGTCCTCTGATTGTTCAGAGAAGATACCAGTGACTTCAACAGTGTGCTAAGGGAATCCGTAGTTAGTGTACGCACATAGGCGATTGCAGATACGTTTAGATTTACCTTGTTGGGCATCATAAGCAAAGTGTCGCCCTTCTTGACGTGGCCGGATTCAATCTTGCCCATAACCATGGTACCCAACTCGTTGTATTTTTCAGAGATGGGAAGCATGAAGGGAGCATTAATGTTTCGGTCCATAATTTCCATGTTGTCAAGATGCTCCAAAAGCGAAGGGCCGCTACAAAATGTCAGTGGAACCAAAACGTGAAAGGATAAATCACAACTTACTCCCACCAAGGAGCAATCTTTTTGTCAACTCGGTCCTTCATGTTCTCACCAATCTGGGCGGAAACGGGAATAAAAGTGATGTCGGTCTTGGGGTTGAAACCAACCGCCTTGAGGAAAGGAGTGATTTTAGTGGTAATCTCATCGTACCGTCCCTT
Encoded here:
- a CDS encoding hypothetical protein (HMMPfam hit to WD40, WD domain, G-beta repeat, score: 74.6, E(): 2.6e-19), with the protein product MSPYRLIEYDVGQPLYGVGFSNSVSHPHRVALTSLVTGPTNKLYIADLSHPPDTQPSSPYYPQANNGSSGPSHPPPAYRQLTSTNINLPATKVGWEPEGSVRVDQGGRGELVATTGESLHLWEVAKGWTEGSGHVGHNGWGNERYTLKSRSILSNTKGAHGSLPPVTSFSWNNKSPNKIVTCSIDTTATLWDINTAQAMTQLIAHDRAVYDLCWLPDSSDIFVSVGADGSLRAFDLRQLEHSTILYESSRDAPLARIAFSKKEQHMLACFGLDDSKILILDMRSPGKPVAELIGHQAPLGAIAWGSGGTRGRRESTGGGWLASCGDDSQLLLYDLTAPLPTSRSSSRSNFRNSNATSPYVFSPSATPSSQRTPSPADAVEMMPAKGWTARGEINNLAFTNDGDWVGCVTGTTLKVLHV
- a CDS encoding hypothetical protein (Match to EST gb|CF191621.1|CF191621; HMMPfam hit to MCM, MCM2/3/5 family, score: 926.5, E(): 8.9e-276), with the translated sequence MATNDAGASVMPVANVQINYEEESAKIEDFLARYVAGPRPRRDQSALPADDDSAAEDASEDEDDLADGMGGLNVQGAGRTKFKYLRMLREVANRRREDIVIDLKDLKRHSNDLSLLHNIQNNTRRYIQLFSDVIDKIMPPPDNEVDYTDDVLDLIMQQRREMNAQVEAGERNADAGMFPPELMRRYNVYFRPLRSDDVLAVRAVRGAHLGKLITVRGIVTRVSEVKPLLIVNAYTCDSCGNEIFQEITQKHFAPLTVCPSDVCVRNQTNGQLHMQTRASRFRPFQEVKIQEMADQVPVGHIPRSMTIHLYGALTRSVNPGDVVHIGGIFIPTPYTGMRALRAGLLQDTFLEAMHVHQLKKQYHAMESTPEIQEAIADLKSDPALYARLANSIAPEIYGHEDVKKALLLLLVGGVTNSRKDGMKIRGDINVCLMGDPGVAKSQLLKYITKVAPRGVYTTGRGSSGVGLTAAVMRDPVTDEMVLEGGALVLADNGICCIDEFDKMEESDRTAIHEVMEQQTISISKAGITTTLNARTSILAAANPLYGRYNPKISPVENINLPAALLSRFDVLFLILDSPTREDDERLAQHVCFVHMHNTHPELDFEPVEPTLMRHYIAECRKIEPRVPQALSEYIVSSYVQMRKQQQEDEAEEKSHSYVSARTLLAVLRLSQALARLRHDDIVQQGDVDEALRLMDVSKASLYEHSQQRNGEDQTSTSKIFRIIKDMAQRAADEDDDEEMGELAMMDVRNRVIAKGFTEMQLMETILEYENMDVLMRTANGSRLQFVTV
- a CDS encoding hypothetical protein (HMMPfam hit to adh_short, short chain dehydrogenase, score: 34.5, E(): 1.6e-08), giving the protein MPRFPLWLLPLTIPILYLLKSRPLPSRETVIPPDEERVLLLGASSGVGKDLALAYTRRGAKVCLVARRAKVLEEVKKQCEEEAAKAGKKAEVLVFSGDMTKVADLVSAREMIVKAWSGVDTVHILAGLPSTSLLMDLAGVSLDRSSPSTASPSGAPLAFSSKDESTSSGPTLEGLERVEKEARAVAEVNYLGTVLALSCFLPLLASSSRSPALHHLSSVAATVPAPHRVIYAATKSAGLMAVESCRVECEGCGVRFFSLCPGTIDNEFRLKTAVSQTGGRDETKLPIKHAWEGLLLQQEAVTKTILHHLSLSPKPQPLIPYPPFNFFRALDAPPKHLVHMPLMYRFAMFVRDTPLGWGYIEPAARRKYGLIGRA